A stretch of Stenotrophomonas indicatrix DNA encodes these proteins:
- a CDS encoding glycoside hydrolase family 24 protein: protein MTAAAASALGGANVAAFLDMLAVSEGTDIPTQRSRNRGYDVIVGGQLFNDHRDHPRVLVSLPRYGIKSSAAGRYQFLRSTWDDLRARLDLPDFGPVSQDRAAVALLRQCGAYDLIRLGRFDAAVAAARRIWASLPGAGYGQKEHALETLRAAYRAAGGLLQ, encoded by the coding sequence ATGACCGCCGCCGCAGCGAGCGCCCTCGGCGGCGCCAACGTGGCCGCGTTCCTGGACATGCTGGCCGTATCCGAAGGCACCGACATTCCCACCCAGCGCTCCCGCAATCGTGGTTACGACGTGATCGTCGGCGGCCAGCTGTTCAATGACCATCGCGACCATCCACGCGTTCTGGTGTCGCTGCCGCGCTACGGCATCAAGTCCAGCGCCGCCGGCCGCTACCAGTTCCTGCGCAGCACCTGGGACGACCTGCGTGCACGCCTGGACCTGCCGGACTTCGGCCCGGTCTCGCAGGACCGCGCGGCGGTGGCGCTGCTCAGGCAATGCGGCGCCTACGATCTGATCCGCCTGGGCCGATTCGATGCTGCTGTCGCCGCCGCCCGGCGCATCTGGGCGTCGCTGCCGGGCGCCGGCTACGGGCAGAAGGAACATGCGCTGGAAACGCTGCGCGCCGCCTATCGCGCCGCTGGCGGGCTCCTGCAGTGA
- a CDS encoding Mor transcription activator family protein, with translation MNALPDSIQTLAEVIGESAALTLVRAWPPTTSSTTGRHRVIVYVPSTLPDQHRLIDILGVETAQRLVAHFGGELLFLASCFAASAHERREQIARAVASGMPREHVAQEFGVSQTTIKRAVRGARSTPAPAVHPALLKGYARA, from the coding sequence ATGAACGCCCTGCCCGACAGCATCCAGACCCTTGCCGAGGTCATCGGCGAATCCGCAGCCCTCACGCTGGTGCGTGCATGGCCGCCGACCACCTCCAGCACCACCGGACGCCACCGCGTCATCGTCTACGTACCCTCCACCCTGCCCGATCAGCATCGACTGATCGACATTCTTGGCGTGGAGACGGCCCAGCGCCTGGTCGCGCACTTCGGCGGTGAGTTGCTGTTCCTGGCGTCCTGCTTCGCCGCCAGTGCACATGAGCGCCGCGAGCAGATTGCCCGGGCGGTAGCCAGCGGCATGCCCCGCGAACACGTCGCGCAGGAGTTCGGTGTATCGCAGACCACCATCAAGCGCGCCGTGCGCGGTGCCCGCTCCACGCCGGCCCCGGCCGTCCATCCGGCCCTGCTGAAGGGATACGCGCGCGCATGA
- a CDS encoding baseplate assembly protein, with protein sequence MASGSFTSVNLSQLPAPAVIEVLDFEAMFDESLTALQALDPTFDALLPSDPAFKILEVCTYLRLLDRQRVNDAARGVMLAYAVGSDLDQLAAIFGITRLVLDPGKPQEGILPRYENDEDFRRRIQLGPEGFSVAGPEGAYVFHALSADPRVLDASATSSTPGEVVVSVLSREADGTATQGLLDVVEAKLSADDVRPLTDHVLVKPATVIKYAVAATLYTFAGPDSQVVLAEARTRLDRYIVESHRLGRDVTRSGLFAALHAEGVQRVVIDSPAADVVVDRTQATYCTAVTLAHGGNDE encoded by the coding sequence GTGGCATCCGGCTCGTTCACCAGTGTCAATCTCTCCCAGCTGCCGGCCCCGGCGGTCATCGAAGTGCTCGATTTCGAAGCCATGTTCGATGAGTCGCTGACGGCATTGCAGGCCCTGGACCCCACGTTCGACGCGCTGCTGCCGTCGGACCCCGCCTTCAAGATCCTCGAAGTCTGCACTTACCTGCGCCTGCTCGACCGCCAGCGCGTCAACGATGCCGCGCGCGGTGTCATGCTCGCCTATGCGGTGGGCAGCGACCTGGATCAGCTGGCGGCAATCTTCGGCATCACACGCCTGGTGCTCGATCCGGGCAAGCCACAGGAAGGCATCCTTCCCCGCTACGAGAACGACGAGGACTTCCGTCGCCGCATCCAGCTCGGGCCGGAAGGCTTCAGCGTGGCAGGACCGGAAGGTGCCTATGTGTTCCATGCGCTGAGCGCGGATCCGCGCGTGCTGGACGCCAGCGCCACCAGCAGCACGCCTGGCGAAGTGGTGGTGTCGGTGCTGTCGCGTGAAGCCGACGGCACCGCCACCCAGGGCCTGCTCGATGTGGTGGAGGCGAAGCTGAGCGCGGATGACGTGCGCCCGTTGACCGATCACGTGCTGGTAAAACCGGCGACAGTCATCAAGTACGCCGTCGCCGCTACGCTGTACACCTTCGCTGGACCCGACTCGCAGGTCGTGCTGGCCGAAGCGCGCACGCGCCTGGACCGCTACATCGTCGAATCGCATCGGCTCGGCCGGGACGTGACCCGCTCCGGGTTGTTCGCAGCACTGCATGCCGAAGGCGTACAACGCGTGGTGATCGACAGTCCCGCCGCGGACGTGGTGGTGGACCGCACCCAGGCCACGTACTGCACCGCCGTCACGCTGGCGCATGGTGGCAACGATGAGTGA
- a CDS encoding phage tail protein I → MSEVTTRLVNARLRGAVDGKNQVFRHPGGMLATVQAVYRTDAQGRLRVDDVSISGGVITLATAPAPGVIIDGDAQVRVPASANLLPPNATQAERALSQAIIARPLPVDITALWDADRCPAALLPWLAWALSVDEWKAYWPEPVKRARVRAAIAIQRRKGTAGSVRDVVAAFGGSVLIREWWQLQPKGPPHTFEAVMTIANQGGTSATAILVDDVIGEITRTKPVRSHFTFTQGMQADAAIGALAAAHATAFRRIQLIGE, encoded by the coding sequence ATGAGTGAGGTCACCACGCGCCTGGTCAATGCGCGTCTGCGTGGCGCGGTTGATGGGAAGAACCAGGTATTCCGCCATCCCGGCGGTATGCTGGCAACGGTGCAGGCGGTATATCGCACGGATGCGCAGGGGCGCCTGCGCGTGGACGATGTTTCCATCAGCGGTGGCGTGATTACGCTCGCAACCGCGCCTGCCCCTGGCGTGATCATCGACGGCGACGCACAGGTCCGGGTGCCGGCCTCAGCCAACCTGCTGCCGCCCAATGCCACCCAGGCCGAGCGTGCATTGTCGCAGGCGATCATTGCCCGCCCGCTGCCGGTGGACATCACCGCGCTGTGGGATGCCGATCGCTGTCCGGCCGCATTGCTGCCCTGGCTGGCATGGGCGCTCTCGGTGGACGAATGGAAGGCGTACTGGCCCGAACCGGTCAAACGCGCCCGCGTGCGTGCGGCGATCGCCATCCAGCGCCGCAAGGGCACGGCGGGCAGCGTCCGCGATGTGGTTGCTGCGTTCGGTGGTTCTGTACTGATCCGCGAGTGGTGGCAGCTGCAACCGAAGGGACCACCGCACACCTTCGAAGCGGTGATGACCATCGCCAACCAGGGCGGCACGTCGGCCACCGCCATCTTAGTCGACGACGTCATCGGCGAGATCACCCGCACCAAGCCGGTGCGATCGCACTTCACCTTCACCCAGGGCATGCAGGCCGACGCAGCAATCGGCGCGCTTGCAGCCGCACACGCCACGGCCTTCCGCCGCATCCAACTGATCGGAGAGTAA
- a CDS encoding GPW/gp25 family protein: protein MRGIDANTGKSLDGLAHLHQSVRDVLTTPLGSRVLRREYGSRIFELIDAPTNRSLRMDLIAATVDALARWEPRLHVENVDVSLPAPGVMILAVTGIHLPDGEAITIEGIEVR, encoded by the coding sequence ATGCGAGGAATCGACGCCAACACCGGCAAATCCCTAGATGGGCTGGCCCATCTGCACCAGTCCGTGCGTGACGTTCTCACCACACCCCTTGGCTCCCGCGTCCTGCGTCGCGAGTACGGCTCGCGCATCTTCGAACTGATCGATGCGCCGACCAACCGCTCGCTGCGCATGGACCTGATCGCGGCCACCGTCGACGCACTCGCGCGATGGGAACCGCGGCTTCACGTCGAGAACGTCGACGTCTCCCTCCCCGCCCCCGGCGTGATGATCCTGGCAGTAACCGGGATCCACCTGCCCGATGGCGAGGCCATCACCATCGAAGGAATCGAGGTTCGCTAA
- a CDS encoding phage baseplate assembly protein V, whose translation MSAEHARLIGNLLMIGVVRELDEAGGRVRVDADGMLTDWIPWLERRAGPGVRSWCAPEPGEQVVLACPYGDPGQALVLGSLYQDRFPAPADTRQLQRTQYADGSLVEYDRQTTTLTITVGSGKVIVNCANAEVHASESVLLDTPAVKATGDLDVTGAITAGKDISTSADVKAGAISLKSHKHTAQGPTAPTTPAQP comes from the coding sequence ATGAGCGCCGAACACGCCCGGCTGATCGGCAACCTGTTGATGATCGGCGTCGTGCGCGAACTTGATGAAGCCGGCGGCCGCGTGCGCGTCGATGCTGACGGCATGCTCACCGATTGGATTCCCTGGCTGGAACGCCGCGCGGGACCCGGCGTGCGCAGCTGGTGCGCGCCGGAGCCCGGTGAACAGGTGGTGCTGGCATGCCCGTATGGCGACCCCGGCCAGGCCCTGGTGCTCGGCAGCCTGTACCAGGATCGCTTTCCCGCACCGGCCGATACACGCCAGCTGCAGCGCACGCAGTACGCCGACGGCAGCCTCGTCGAGTACGACCGCCAAACCACCACGCTGACCATCACCGTCGGCAGCGGCAAGGTCATCGTCAACTGCGCAAACGCAGAAGTGCATGCCAGCGAATCGGTGTTGCTCGACACGCCGGCGGTCAAGGCCACCGGCGATCTGGACGTCACCGGTGCGATCACAGCGGGCAAGGACATCAGCACATCGGCCGACGTCAAAGCCGGCGCCATCAGCCTGAAGTCGCACAAACACACCGCCCAGGGCCCGACCGCACCCACCACGCCTGCACAGCCGTGA